The Humulus lupulus chromosome 3, drHumLupu1.1, whole genome shotgun sequence genome window below encodes:
- the LOC133824669 gene encoding uncharacterized protein LOC133824669 — MEEFQNDAYENARIYKERTKKYHDQMILKREFVLGQQVLLFNSRLRLFPSKLKSRWSGPFVIAKVSPFGSMELKNNDGSFFQVNGQRLKHYFGEINKMVETMYLQDRK; from the coding sequence ATGGAGGAGTTTCAGAATGATGCATATGAAAATGCTCGTATTTACAAGGAGAGGACCAAGAAATATCATGATCAAATGATATTAAAGCGAGAGTTTGTGCTGGGACAGCAAGTTTTACTTTTCAATTCTCGTTTGAGGTTATTTCCCAGTAAGCTAAAGTCACGATGGTCTGGTCCGTTTGTTATCGCCAAAGTTTCTCCTTTTGGTTCTATggaattaaaaaataatgatgGTTCATTTTTTCAAGTGAATGGACAAAGGTTGAAACATTATTTTGGTGAAATTAATAAGATGGTGGAGACGATGTATCTCCAAGACAGAAAATGA